The Haloterrigena turkmenica DSM 5511 genome includes the window CGCCGAGACGATCATCACGAACGCGCCGATGGTGAGCGTGGTCATGATCCCGGCGGCGTTGTCGCGCCGGTAACTGTTGACGTCGGTCCACTCCTTGGTCGGGCCCATGCTCGACTGGATGAAGAAGTTCGGCCAGTAGACGGTCGTCCCGAGCAGCGCGATGACCGCCGTCAGGTAGCCGATATCGCTGGTCAGCGCCGGCACGAGGCCGGCGGCGACGTCACCGATCGGAATGTCGAGGCCGACCAGCAGCAGGCCGTAGGAGGCGAAGACGGCGATCACCATCGCGGCGATCGCGCCCTCGATGCGCTCGTAGACCCGCAGTTGGACGAGCGCGACCCCGACACCGGAGGCCAGCAGGATGCCGATGAGGACGTTGTCCAGTCCCGGAACGAGCCACGCCAGCGCCGCGCCGGCGATCGCGTAGTTCGAGATCGACCAGAGGGCGCTCATCGCGGCCATCGCGACGATGAGGGCGCGGCCGCTGACGCCGGGCAGGTAGTCGACGATGTAGTCGGTCAGCGGTTCTCGGGAGACCGCAAGCCGGGCCGACATGTCGTGGAGGGCGATGTCGATGAGGAAGGCCAGCGGGAGGACCCACAGCAGCGCGAACGCGAAGTTCGCGCCGGTGTCGGCCAGGATGTAGACCGATCCCGCGCCGAAGACGTTCGCCGCGAACAGCACGCCGAGCCCGTACGTTTCCAGGAGATCGGCGACCGTCGCCTGTACGCCGCCGACCTCGTACGTTTCACTCGCCATCGGTGACCACCTCCGGACATCGGCCGGAACGCGTGTGACGGTGGACTGCAGCGAATCGTGATTCCATACCCACCAAACAGGCAAGATGGGGGAGTGGGTTCGGCTTGCACCGTCCACCGTCGGATAAATGGGCGGCAGCTGCAAGCTCCCGGAAATCAACGATAGCCGAACAGTCGATCCTCGAGACGAATTACGACGAACCGGCTACCGGGGAGCCACCGAGAGAACGAAGCGACGGATAGCGGATGACAGCGCTCGATGTGCGTCGATTACGCGCCAGTACTCGCCACGGTAGAAAACGGCGCGCGCCTCGAGTCGATGGAGAACGATCGCAGACGGGTCAGGCCTGCAGCGCCAGTCCGGCCGCGTCCAGCGCTTCGTCGGTCGACAGATCGTCGTGGACGACGCCGGAGACGGCGGTCGCGATGGCTTCGGGGTCCTCGTGCTGGAAGATCGATCGACCCATCGAGATGCCGGAACCGCCGGCGTCCATCACGCCGCGGACCATCTCGATCGTTTCGCGGTCGGTGCCTTTCGAGCCGCCGGCGATGACGACCGGCAGTCTGGTCGACTCGACGACGTGGCGGAAGCTCTCGGCGTCGCCGCTGTAGCCCGTCTTGACGATGTCGGCGCCGAGCTCCTCGGCGAGGCGGACGGCGTGGCCGAGCGCCTCGGGATCCGCGGAGTCGATGCCCGGACCGCGGGCGTAGGCCATTGCGAGGACCGGCATGCCGAATCGCTGAGCGTCTTCGGTGACCTCCGCGAGCTGGGTGATCTGGTCGGGTTCGTGGTCGGAGCCGACGTTGATGTGGAAGGAGACGGCGTCGGCGCCGACGCGGACGGCCTCCTCGACGGTGCCGGTCATCCGTTTGTCCTGCTCGTCGGGGCCGATCGTCGTCGATCCGTTGAGGTGGACGATGTACCCCTTGTCGTTTTTGTTCTCGTGGACGCGGGGCGCGACGCCCTTCTGCGTGAGGACCGCGTCCGCGCCGCCGCGGGTGACACCGTCGATGGTCGCTTCGATGTCTTTCAGTCCCTGAACGGCCCCCATCGTGATCCCGTGATCCATCGGGATGATTACGTAGGAGTCGTCTGTGCCGATTCTGTCGAGTCGCGCGTCAATACCTGTGGTAGTCATTGCGAGTGTGTAGCAATCTTGCGGTTATGGCTGTTCTGGTTCCGGTGTATCTTCCGTATCGACCGTGACGGTCTCCGCGCCGCGGATCGCGCCGCGTTTGAGTTCCTCGGCTTTCGCCTCAAGGTCGGCCGCCGGATCGTCGCTGCTGGCCACGATGTCGATCAGCGCGCTGCCGACGATGACGCCGTCGGCGTCGGCTTCGATGATCTCGGCCGCGTGGTCGCCCTCGCTGACGCCGAAGCCGACCGCCTTGGGCACGTCGTACTCCGCGAGGCGCGCTAAGCTCTCGTGGGTCGCCGTCGAGACGTCCGCGCGGGCGCCCGTCGTCCCGAGGCGGGCCTGGACGTAGGCGAAGCCCGAGACCTGCGACATAATCGTCTCGAGGCGCTCGCCTTCGGTCGTCGGCGCGACGATGAAGACCAGATCGAGGCCGTGGTCGTCGCAGGCCTCGCGCAGCGGGTCGGCCTCCTCGGCGGGGAGGTCGGGGACGATGATCCCCGAGAGGCCGGCCTCGGCCGCGCGCTCGACGAAGGGACGAACGTCCGGTTCGTCTCCGTATTGCAGGATCATATTGTAGTAGGTCATCACCAGCAGCGGCGCCTCGGTCTCGAGTTCGTCGACCAGCTCGAAGAAGCCCTCGGGGGTCGTCCCGGCCTCGAGCGCGCGGTTGATCGCGGCCTGGATCGTCGGCCCCTCCGCGATCGGCTCCGAGAACGGGAGGCCGAGTTCGATCAGGTCCGCGCCGCCGCGGTCGAGGGCCTCGACGTACGCTTTGGTGTCCTCGAGGGAGGGGTCGCCCGCCGTGAGGTAGGTGATCAGGGCGGGGTGGTTCTCGCGGATGGCTGCCTCGATGTCGCTGTCGTACTCGCCGGTGGCCGACGGTACGTCGTCAGTCACGGTCGAACACCTCGACTTCGGGCGCGGCCTCGAGATCGCGTTTCTCCGTCTCCTCGAGGACCGTCTCTAAGTCCTTGTCGCCCCGGCCGGAAACGTTGACGACGACGAGGTCGCCGAGTTCGTCGTGCGCTTCTTCCACGTAACCCAGCGCGTGACTCGACTCGAGGGCGGGGATGATCCCCTCGAGTCGCGAGAGCCGGTGGAAGCCGTTGAGCGCGGCCTCGTCATCGACGCTGACTGGCGTGACGCGGCCCGTCTCGGCGAGATACGAGAGTTCGGGGCCGACGCCGGCGTAGTCGAGTCCCGCGCTGACGCTGTGGGATTCCATGATCTGACCCTCCTCGCTTTGGAGGAGCTTGGTCATCGCGCCGTGGAGGACGCCGTCGGTCCCCGTCGAGAGCGTCGCGGAGTTCGGCGCGAGTCCCTCCTCGGCGTCGATCTCGAGGCTCGAGCCGCCGGCCTCGACCGCATAGAGGGCCACGTCGTCGTCTCGCGGGCTTCGCCCGCTCGATTCGTTCGCGAACCGTGGGTCCGCGCAGTCCGGAACGAACTCGTGGAACGTCCCCATCGTGTTCGAGCCGCCGCCGGCGCAGGCGACGACGCTGTCGGGCAGGCGGCCGGCCTTCTCTCGGATCTGCTCGCGGGCCTCGCGGCCGATGACGGCCTGAAAGTCCCGGACCAGCTTCGGGAACGGGTGCGGGCCGACCACGCTACCGATCACGTAGTGGGTGTTCTCGACGGTCGTCGCCCAGTCGCGCATCGTCTCGTTGATCGCCTCCTTTAACGTGCCACTGCCGGCCTCGACCGGATTCACCTCGGCGCCGTTCATCCGCATCCGGTAGACGTTCGGCCGCTGGCGGTTGACGTCCGTCCGGCCCATGTAGATCTCGCAGGGCATGTCGAGGTGGGCCGCGGCCATCGCGGTCGCGGTGCCGTGTTGGCCGGCCCCGGTCTCGGCGATGATCCGCTCCTTGCCCATATACTTCGCCAACAGCACCTGTCCGAGCGCGTTGTTCAGCTTGTGGGCGCCGCCGTGG containing:
- a CDS encoding NRAMP family divalent metal transporter, with the translated sequence MASETYEVGGVQATVADLLETYGLGVLFAANVFGAGSVYILADTGANFAFALLWVLPLAFLIDIALHDMSARLAVSREPLTDYIVDYLPGVSGRALIVAMAAMSALWSISNYAIAGAALAWLVPGLDNVLIGILLASGVGVALVQLRVYERIEGAIAAMVIAVFASYGLLLVGLDIPIGDVAAGLVPALTSDIGYLTAVIALLGTTVYWPNFFIQSSMGPTKEWTDVNSYRRDNAAGIMTTLTIGAFVMIVSAVTLTEGAMTLTGPGEPLAESLGQGALYVFLIAALLASFSSATGTLFGAGYMVPQALGHHTVFGDARFRATVVGLIVLSALAAFWLLANTGLTPVRMAIIMPAINGLIALPVTVLGLIGAVNRYGDVSRKENVAFALVALVLLVGSALTAESLATTLAGWL
- a CDS encoding 2-amino-3,7-dideoxy-D-threo-hept-6-ulosonate synthase, whose protein sequence is MTTTGIDARLDRIGTDDSYVIIPMDHGITMGAVQGLKDIEATIDGVTRGGADAVLTQKGVAPRVHENKNDKGYIVHLNGSTTIGPDEQDKRMTGTVEEAVRVGADAVSFHINVGSDHEPDQITQLAEVTEDAQRFGMPVLAMAYARGPGIDSADPEALGHAVRLAEELGADIVKTGYSGDAESFRHVVESTRLPVVIAGGSKGTDRETIEMVRGVMDAGGSGISMGRSIFQHEDPEAIATAVSGVVHDDLSTDEALDAAGLALQA
- the trpA gene encoding tryptophan synthase subunit alpha, translated to MTDDVPSATGEYDSDIEAAIRENHPALITYLTAGDPSLEDTKAYVEALDRGGADLIELGLPFSEPIAEGPTIQAAINRALEAGTTPEGFFELVDELETEAPLLVMTYYNMILQYGDEPDVRPFVERAAEAGLSGIIVPDLPAEEADPLREACDDHGLDLVFIVAPTTEGERLETIMSQVSGFAYVQARLGTTGARADVSTATHESLARLAEYDVPKAVGFGVSEGDHAAEIIEADADGVIVGSALIDIVASSDDPAADLEAKAEELKRGAIRGAETVTVDTEDTPEPEQP
- the trpB gene encoding tryptophan synthase subunit beta, with product MSTSDPERNRERDSEATFGDYGGQYVPEALMPALQELEEAYERYVLENEDGFMDEFRERMRDFGGRPTPLQRADRLSERYDREIYLKREDLVHGGAHKLNNALGQVLLAKYMGKERIIAETGAGQHGTATAMAAAHLDMPCEIYMGRTDVNRQRPNVYRMRMNGAEVNPVEAGSGTLKEAINETMRDWATTVENTHYVIGSVVGPHPFPKLVRDFQAVIGREAREQIREKAGRLPDSVVACAGGGSNTMGTFHEFVPDCADPRFANESSGRSPRDDDVALYAVEAGGSSLEIDAEEGLAPNSATLSTGTDGVLHGAMTKLLQSEEGQIMESHSVSAGLDYAGVGPELSYLAETGRVTPVSVDDEAALNGFHRLSRLEGIIPALESSHALGYVEEAHDELGDLVVVNVSGRGDKDLETVLEETEKRDLEAAPEVEVFDRD